From the genome of Streptomyces sp. S4.7:
GCCCTTGCCGCTCTTGTCCTTGCCGCCCTTGTCCTTGTCCCCGCCGGGGCCCATGGACTCGTAGATCTCCTTGCACATCGGACAGACCGGGTACTTCTTGGGGTCGCGCCCCGGGACCCAGACCTTCCCGCAGAGTGCCACCACCGGAGTGCCGTCGAGGGCACTCGCCATGATCTTGTCCTTCTGGACGTAATGGGCGAAGCGCTCGTGGTCGCCGTCGCCGTGCGACACCTTCGGTGTCGGCTCCACGAGGGTGCCCGTACCTGCCCCGCGCTCGGGCTCAAGAGTGCTCATAACCGCCAAGGGTACCCACCCTCGCGCCATCCTGA
Proteins encoded in this window:
- a CDS encoding DUF3039 domain-containing protein, with protein sequence MSTLEPERGAGTGTLVEPTPKVSHGDGDHERFAHYVQKDKIMASALDGTPVVALCGKVWVPGRDPKKYPVCPMCKEIYESMGPGGDKDKGGKDKSGKGKS